CGCGGAGAGGAAGGGGCGGGCGTAGAGCTGCAGCGAGAGGCGCGGGGTAAAGGTCCAGTCCAGGCGCGTACTCAGGGCGACCGTCGTCTGCTCCAGCGTGGCGAAGACGAAGCGGCGGCCGTACGTCGCCGTCGCCAGCGCGTCCGACTGGGTGCGGACGTACTGCGCGTCGGTGCGGCCGGACTCCCACACGGGGCCCACGCTCACCTGCACGCTGGTCGAGGGGCGCGCGGATACGGAGGCGGCCAGGTAGCGGAAGTAGCCGCCCGCGTCGTCGGTAGACGTGTAGCCGTCCAGGTACAGCGACGCGCGTTTACGGGGGTCCGTTCCCGCGCCGCCGGAGAAGGCGAGCGATGAGGGGGTGCCGGCCAGCGGGCCGCCGCGCGTCAGGCGGTCGCTGGTCACGTGCGGCGCGTACTCCACCGTGGCCGTGGCGCTCCACAGGTTCTTGAAGGTGCCGTTTCCGCGCAGGGCGTAGGTGCTCCCCGTCTGGTCGCCGCCGAAGTTCCACGACTGCGTGGTGAAGGCGCGCACGAACCACTCGCGGAAGACGGCACCCGGCTTCCCCCGGCGGTAGCCGTAGAGCGCCGCCAGGGAGCGGCTGTCGGCGCGGCTCTGGAAGCCCAGATCGTTGGTCTCGAAGCCGGGGCTGACCTGCTGCATCCAGAGCGAGCCGCGCCAGTCGCCGCCCTTGCGCAGCGCCGCGCCCATCGCGTAGCCCTCCAGCGAGGTGCGCGTTGGGTCGTATTCCAGGTAGTCGGCGTCGGGGCGGAGGAAGTAGCGGGCGCTGGAGCGCTGCGTGGCGGCGATGGCGTCCGCGCTGCCGGCCACGCGCGAGCCGGACGCGAAGCCGCTCACCGACCACATGCGGCTCGGGCCCCACGAGTGCTCGCCGTCCACGCCGGCCACGTACGCGTCGGAGCGCAGCATGGGCTCGAAGACGGAATCGCTCTGGCTGCGATGGGTGGCGGTGGCGATCGCGCCCAGCACCGTGCGCCCGCCGTTCAGGTCGCGGCGCACGCGGCCGACGAGGTAGTTGCTGAGCGGTTCGACCGCCTCATCGCGCGTGACGCCATCCGACACCAGCACGCGCCCGCGCTCTCCCGCCGTCACCGCGTCCAGCACGCCGACCGACCAGCCGCCGGCCGTCTTTCCGCTCAGCTTGGCGGCGCCCAGGATGGTGGTGCTCTGCGGCGCGTCGAAGTACTGGTACGACCCGCCGAGCTGCCGCTGCGGCGCACGCCCGATGCGGCGCGTGTAAAAGAACTGCGGCGCGGTCAGGCTGATGTGCGACAGGAGGCTGCCGAAGCGGAAGATGTCGGTGCCCTCGCTGAAGAAGGGGCGCCGCTCGGGAAGCTGCGTCTCGAAGGCGCTCAGGTTCACGAACGCGGGGTCCACCTCCACCTGCCCGAAGTCGGGGTTGATGGCCGCGCTGAGCGTGAGGCCGGACGGTAGCCCCCAGCGCACGTCCGCGCCGACCGATGCATCCGCGTCTGACGAGCGGTAGAAGGGATTCCCCGGCTGATCGGGTGCGCGGGTGAGGCGGGCGACGGTGTACGGCTGCAATTCCAGGCGGCTCGGCGCGCGGATGCCCTGCAGCCCCTTGAGCCGCCCGAAGCGCGACACGAAGCCGTTGTCGTTGCGGTTCCACGGCGACCAGGCGAAGCGCGTGTCGAAGCGCGCCACGTCGCGCGTGAGCTGCAATCCCCACTCGCGGCCGCCCGCCGGCTCGCTGCGCCCGAAGCGAAGCTGCGACAGCGGGATGCGGAACTCCGCCGTCCACCCGGCCGAGTCCACCTGCGTCGCCACCTCCCACACGGCGTCCCAGCCGGAGTCCTCGTTGGCGTCGTTGAAGAGGTAGACGTCGCGCTTCACCCCGCGCGGGTTCACGCTGAAGGCGAAGGCGGTGCGGCCGTCGGCGTAGCTGTCGATCATCACCTGCGCCCAGTCCGAGTACAGCCCGCCCGCGTCGCGCCGGGCGAGCTGAGCGGCGATCGAGTCGGGTCGCGGATCGGCCATGCGCATCCCCACGTACAGCGCATCGTCCGCGTACAGCACCCGCGCCTCGGTGGCGAAGCGGGCGGGCGCGCCGGCGTTGGGATAGCTCTCGGTGAAGCCGCCCGCCACCTCCGCCGCGGCCCACGGCGCATCGTCCAGCCGCCCGTCGATGCGCACCGCGCCCGCGGCACGCGCTGCCTGGAGAACGGGCCTGGGGCGCGTGTTGGATGCGGCGGGCGCCGCCGGCGTCTGCGCGGCGAGCAGCGAAGGAGCGAGCAGAAAGGCGAGCAGCGATCGACGAATCATTTGGAAAGGCGGGTCGGGGAGTGGACGTAACGTGTGCAAGGATGTTAAATGTTTAGCATAGATACGTCCAATACCGCTAACGTGTGTTCCTGATATGATTCACGTATCATCCTCGCCCGAGCCGCGCCTTCTCGATTCGGTGGAGCTGCGCCACCTTCGCTACTTCGTCGCCGTGGCGGAGGAGCTGCACTTCGGGCGCGCGGCGAGGCGGCTGCACATGGCGCAGCCGCCGCTCAGCCAGCAGATCGCGCGGCTGGAGTCGCTGGTGGGGTATTCGCTCTTCGAGCGCAGGCCGCGCGTGGCGCTCACCGAGCCGGGGAAGGTGCTGCTGGCCGTCGCGCGCCGCACGCTCGCCCAGGTGGCGCAGGGGATCGACTCAACGCGCCGCGCCGGCCGCGGCGAGAGCGGCGTGCTCACGATCGGCTTCGCCGCGTCGGCGATGCTGACGGCGCTGCCGCGCGTCTTCCACGCCTTTCGCGACCGCTACCCCGCCGTGGAGCTGCGCCTGCGCGAGATGTCCACCAGCGCGCAGCGGGACGCCATCGTAGCGGGCTTCCTGGATGCCGGCTTCCTGCGCGAGCCTCCCGCCGACGCATCGCTCCTGGCCGAGCCGGTGGTGCGGGAGCCGTTCGTGGCCGTCCTCCCGCCCGGCCACGCGCGCGCGGACGAGGCCGTGCTCCCGCTGGGCGCGCTCGCGGACGAGCCGTTCGTCCTCTTTCCGCGCACCGTGGCGCCCACGCTGTACGACCAGGTGCTGGGCCTCTGCCGCGATGCCGGCTTCCATCCCAAGCAGGTGCAGGAAGCGCAGGAGTGGCTCACCATCGTGTCGCTGGTGGATGCGGGGCTGGGCGTATCGCTCGTCCCGGCCTCCTTCCGGCGCCTGGGCTGGGGCGGCCTGTCGTACCACCCGCTCGACCGCGACGGGGGCCGCACCACCATCGCCCTCGTCCGCCGCCGTGAGGAGCCGCCGCCCGTCCTCGCCGCCTTCATCGACATCACCCACGAGCACTTCGCGGCGTTGACGGGCTAACGCGGCGCTTCGGCCATCCGACGAGTTGCTTGCGCCGGGCGATGCGCACGTTCAATCTTCCGCACCCCTCCCATCCCCACCCCTCTCGCGGAGCTCCCGTGCCCCCCTTCGTCCGCAGCATCCTCGCGATCGTCGTCGGCTTCCTCTTCATCGGCGCGCTCGCGGGCGGTACCGGCGCCGCATTGTCCTCGGCCGGGATCCTGCCGGCCGGAGAGTCGATGACCGACCCCGCCCTGGTCCTCTTGGAGGCGGCGTACGTGGCCGTCTTCGCCATCGCGGGATGCTGGCTGGCCGCGTGGCTCGCTCCCAACCGCCCGATGCGCCACGCGCTGATCCTCGGCTTCCTCGGCTTGGTCTTCAACG
The DNA window shown above is from Longimicrobium sp. and carries:
- a CDS encoding DUF5916 domain-containing protein — encoded protein: MIRRSLLAFLLAPSLLAAQTPAAPAASNTRPRPVLQAARAAGAVRIDGRLDDAPWAAAEVAGGFTESYPNAGAPARFATEARVLYADDALYVGMRMADPRPDSIAAQLARRDAGGLYSDWAQVMIDSYADGRTAFAFSVNPRGVKRDVYLFNDANEDSGWDAVWEVATQVDSAGWTAEFRIPLSQLRFGRSEPAGGREWGLQLTRDVARFDTRFAWSPWNRNDNGFVSRFGRLKGLQGIRAPSRLELQPYTVARLTRAPDQPGNPFYRSSDADASVGADVRWGLPSGLTLSAAINPDFGQVEVDPAFVNLSAFETQLPERRPFFSEGTDIFRFGSLLSHISLTAPQFFYTRRIGRAPQRQLGGSYQYFDAPQSTTILGAAKLSGKTAGGWSVGVLDAVTAGERGRVLVSDGVTRDEAVEPLSNYLVGRVRRDLNGGRTVLGAIATATHRSQSDSVFEPMLRSDAYVAGVDGEHSWGPSRMWSVSGFASGSRVAGSADAIAATQRSSARYFLRPDADYLEYDPTRTSLEGYAMGAALRKGGDWRGSLWMQQVSPGFETNDLGFQSRADSRSLAALYGYRRGKPGAVFREWFVRAFTTQSWNFGGDQTGSTYALRGNGTFKNLWSATATVEYAPHVTSDRLTRGGPLAGTPSSLAFSGGAGTDPRKRASLYLDGYTSTDDAGGYFRYLAASVSARPSTSVQVSVGPVWESGRTDAQYVRTQSDALATATYGRRFVFATLEQTTVALSTRLDWTFTPRLSLQLYARPFLSAGEYDGFKELAAPNSYDFTEYGADAGTIALNTACGTAAANPQRYTIDPDGAAGAANCFQVGRPDYNFRNLRGNAVLRWEYRPGSTLFFVWQQERSGQEGFGDFDVGRDASGLFEVPARNVFLVKATYWLGR
- a CDS encoding LysR family transcriptional regulator, whose protein sequence is MIHVSSSPEPRLLDSVELRHLRYFVAVAEELHFGRAARRLHMAQPPLSQQIARLESLVGYSLFERRPRVALTEPGKVLLAVARRTLAQVAQGIDSTRRAGRGESGVLTIGFAASAMLTALPRVFHAFRDRYPAVELRLREMSTSAQRDAIVAGFLDAGFLREPPADASLLAEPVVREPFVAVLPPGHARADEAVLPLGALADEPFVLFPRTVAPTLYDQVLGLCRDAGFHPKQVQEAQEWLTIVSLVDAGLGVSLVPASFRRLGWGGLSYHPLDRDGGRTTIALVRRREEPPPVLAAFIDITHEHFAALTG